The following coding sequences lie in one Xyrauchen texanus isolate HMW12.3.18 chromosome 25, RBS_HiC_50CHRs, whole genome shotgun sequence genomic window:
- the LOC127618819 gene encoding telomere zinc finger-associated protein-like isoform X2 produces MEIPAQGIPHAQRVLSLLNRQRGFGQFCDAMLNTASGQVHLAHRNVLACFSQLFRDPSSNTPCVQITLPLACPDDGLELLLDYFYTGDLHLDDSNLEKVKNAASGLSVPDSLIHCQGLPSVEALQSPDLNEDSKDIPLFPLTSADSLPDQTAKGKAGSRQGMKNKSDAAITASDNDHLASTSTTTTRSGRRVKGPSRLVGESHLSTVTRQGAGRRKASSLEYKEEETAATEEGHLVIHQDLSETEVDGSVENQNVDVDDDNDGGDSMEILIEGTDEEYMPHDSPCSTSKGPRGKRKQQEKNTYKENGEGTSKDTKKGSVQCPTCHKTFLSKYYLKVHNRRHTGEKPFECAKCRKCYFRKENLLEHEARNCLRRTEIYSCSKCRMTFKKRHELRLHTVTHTGEMPNKCTSCPEQFIQKKDLRIHMIKVHGAPKPHACSLCTKCFLSRTELRLHEAAKHRGEKLFVCEECGHRASSRNGLQMHIKAIHRNERPFVCEFCNHAFTQKANLNMHLRTHTGEKPFQCHLCGKTFRTQASLDKHHRTHTGERPYACEFCEQRFTEKGPLLRHIASKHQEGRPHFCHICNKTFKAIEQLRVHVRRHKGMRKFECTECGYKFTRQAHLRRHFQIHKRVENYNPRQRRLRNLVVEDENSAPIPSSSSQTEAQAGAGDMVNLVIQPDAAVVEQVVTAPAGGAGGDQTTYSMTDGPLNGEQTGFDVTERTGGEIEQAGFTVADVIDQPLLYPIHQSSVVVELPSSGVDDKV; encoded by the exons ATGGAAATACCTGCCCAGGGTATCCCTCATGCTCAGCGGGTGCTGTCTTTGCTCAACCGACAGAGGGGTTTTGGCCAGTTCTGTGATGCAATGCTGAACACAGCGAGTGGGCAGGTGCATCTGGCCCATCGCAATGTTCTCGCCTGCTTCAGCCAGCTGTTTCGGGATCCCAGTTCAAACACACCATGTGTACAGATTACCCTCCCGTTAGCATGCCCTGATGATGGACTTGAGCTGCTGCTTGATTACTTTTACACTGGTGATCTCCACTTGGATGATAGTAATTTAGAAAAGGTTAAAAATGCAGCTAGTGGGCTATCAGTGCCGGATTCCTTGATACATTGCCAGGGTTTGCCAAGTGTGGAGGCTTTACAGTCTCCTGACTTGAATGAAGATTCAAAAGACATACCACTTTTCCCCCTGACATCTGCAGATTCTCTGCCTGACCAGACAGCAAAAGGAAAGGCTGGATCTAGGCAGggaatgaaaaataaatcagaTGCAGCAATCACAGCTAGTGATAATGACCACCTTGCCTCAACATCTACGACCACCACACGATCTGGAAGGAGAGTGAAAGGGCCCAGCAGATTAGTTGGCGAGAGCCACTTGTCTACTGTCACAAGACAAGGAGCTGGAAGGAGAAAAGCATCATCTCTGGAGTACAAAGAGGAGGAGACTGCTGCCACTGAGGAAGGACATCTGGTCATTCATCAAGACTTAAGTGAGACTGAG GTGGATGGATCTGTTGAGAATCAAAATGTTGATGTTGATGATGACAATGATGGAGGTGATAGTATGGAAATTCTTATCGAGGGCACTGATGAAGAGTACATGCCTCATGATTCACCTTGCTCGACCTCAAAGGGTCCGCGGGGAAAGCGCAAACAGcaagaaaaaaacacatataaagAGAATGGGGAAGGAACATCAAAAGACACCAAGAAAGGCTCAGTCCAATGCCCTACATGCCACAAAACATTCCTCAGCAAGTACTACCTTAAAGTACACAACAG GAGACATACAGGAGAGAAGCCCTTTGAATGTGCAAAATGCAGGAAGTGCTACTTCAGGAAGGAAAACCTACTAGAGCATGAAGCCAGGAACTGCCTTAGAAGAACAGAG ATATATTCCTGCTCCAAATGTCGCATGACCTTTAAGAAGCGACATGAGCTGCGTCtccatacagtcacacacacaggaGAGATGCCCAATAAG TGCACGTCATGTCCAGAACAGTTCATACAGAAGAAGGACCTCAGGATCCACATGATTAAAGTTCACGGAGCTCCTAAACCCCATGCA TGCTCATTGTGTACCAAGTGTTTCTTGTCCCGCACTGAGTTGCGTCTGCATGAGGCAGCCAAACATCGTGGtgagaagctgtttgtgtgtgaggaGTGTGGTCACCGGGCCTCCAGCCGCAACGGCCTACAAATGCACATCAAAGCCATTCACAG AAATGAGCGTCCATTTGTGTGTGAGTTCTGCAACCATGCTTTTACTCAGAAAGCCAATCTCAACATGCACCTTAGAacacacactggagagaagcctttccaGTGCCACCTCTGTGGCAAGACATTTCGCACACAAG CCAGTCTGGACAAGCACCACCGTACACATACAGGAGAGCGACCATATGCTTGTGAGTTCTGTGAGCAGCGTTTTACCGAGAAAGGTCCTCTCTTACGCCACATAGCCAGCAAACATCAAGAAGGCCGCCCACATTTTTGCCACATCTGCAACAAAACCTTTAAAG CCATCGAGCAGCTCCGAGTTCATGTACGGCGTCACAAAGGCATGAGAAAATTTGAGTGTACTGAGTGTGGTTACAAGTTCACCAGACAG GCACACTTGCGACGGCATTTCCAGATCCACAAACGCGTAGAGAACTACAACCCCAGGCAGAGACGACTGCGCAACCTGGTTGTGGAGGATGAAAATTCAGCTCCCATACCTAGTTCTTCCAGTCAGACAGAGGCTCAGGCAGGGGCAGGGGACATGGTTAACTTGGTGATCCAACCAGATGCGGCTGTAGTGGAGCAGGTGGTGACAGCCCCTGCCGGAGGAGCAGGAGGAGATCAGACCACATATTCAATGACTGATGGGCCTTTGAATGGTGAGCAGACAGGGTTTGATGTGACTGAGAGGACTGGTGGTGAAATTGAGCAGGCTGGGTTTACTGTAGCAGATGTGATAGACCAGCCACTGCTGTACCCAATCCATCAATCCAGTGTGGTTGTGGAGCTGCCCAGCTCTGGAGTTGATGATAAAGTTTAA
- the LOC127619181 gene encoding kelch-like protein 21 — translation MEKPILQTQSSMLPFFDAAHAINLLRGIHELRAERKFFDVTLCAEGKEFHCHRTVLAAASMYFRAMFTGTLRESLMDHVVLYEVSAELLGLLVDFCYTGRITVTHDNVDLLLKTADLFQFPSVKEACCAFLEQRLDVSNCLEIQDFAEAYACHELATNARRFVLKNIMELAKSMDFERLSWKRLLEFVSDDGLCVDKEETAYQIAVRWVKADLQHRLHYWPELLQQIRLPFVRRFYLLAHVESDPLVYLSPACLRLVSEARSFQSYEYDRHDRPGHRMRPRPSTGLAEILVVVGGCDQDCDELVTVDCYNPQTGQWRYLAEFPDHLGGGYSLAALGNDIYVTGGSDGSRLYDCVWRYNSSVNEWTEVSPMLRAREYHSSCFLKGQLYVVASDSTERYDHTLDCWEALPPMLHPMDNCSTTSCRGQLYAIGSLTGEDTMAIQCYDADTNRWTLMNSGELPPWSFAPKSVTLNSLIYFVRDDSAEVDVYNPQKNEWDKISPMMQVHVGGSVAALGGRLYVSGGYDNTFELSDVVEVYDPTSRSWTPAGHLPQPTFWHGSVSIFRQFMPLVSSTFEPIDIPEANPIHLHRQHRNQALYNHNNVNQNHNQDINQVH, via the exons ATGGAGAAGCCAATTTTACAAACACAGTCATCTATGCTGCCCTTCTTTGATGCGGCCCATGCCATCAACTTGCTCCGCGGTATCCACGAGCTCCGCGCTGAGCGCAAGTTCTTTGATGTCACATTGTGTGCTGAGGGCAAAGAGTTCCACTGTCATCGAACTGTGCTAGCAGCTGCCAGCATGTACTTTCGCGCTATGTTTACCGGTACGCTGCGAGAAAGTCTAATGGACCATGTGGTACTGTATGAGGTATCAGCTGAACTCTTGGGCCTCCTTGTGGACTTTTGCTACACAGGCCGCATCACTGTCACACACGATAATGTGGATCTCCTACTCAAGACAGCGGACCTCTTCCAATTCCCTTCTGTCAAAGAGGCATGCTGTGCTTTCCTGGAACAGAGGCTTGATGTCTCCAACTGCTTGGAGATCCAGGACTTTGCAGAGGCTTATGCCTGCCAtgagttagccacaaatgctcgCCGTTTTGTACTCAAGAACATTATGGAGCTGGCGAAGAGCATGGACTTTGAAAGGCTGTCTTGGAAGCGACTACTGGAGTTTGTTTCTGATGATGGCCTGTGTGTGGATAAGGAAGAAACGGCGTACCAGATTGCCGTGCGCTGGGTCAAAGCTGACTTGCAGCACCGCTTGCATTACTGGCCTGAGCTACTGCAGCAGATACGCCTCCCGTTTGTTCGACGGTTCTACCTTCTGGCCCATGTGGAGAGTGATCCACTGGTCTACTTGTCACCGGCATGTTTACGGTTGGTCAGTGAGGCACGTAGCTTTCAGTCATACGAATATGACCGCCATGACCGACCTGGGCATCGAATGCGCCCTCGTCCGTCCACCGGCCTGGCTGAAATTCTGGTGGTGGTGGGAGGATGTGATCAGGACTGTGATGAGCTTGTTACTGTGGATTGCTACAACCCTCAGACTGGACAGTGGCGATACTTAGCTGAATTTCCAGACCACCTCGGAGGTGGCTACAGCTTGGCAGCCCTGGGCAATGACATTTATGTAACAG GTGGCTCTGATGGATCACGTCTCTATGATTGCGTTTGGCGCTACAACTCCAGTGTGAATGAGTGGACAGAAGTCTCCCCCATGCTGAGAGCCCGAGAGTACCACAGCTCTTGTTTTCTGAAGGGCCAGCTCTATGTGGTTGCCTCGGACAGCACTGAACGCTATGACCATACCCTTGACTGCTGGGAGGCCCTTCCGCCCATGCTGCATCCCATGGATAACTGTTCTACCACATCATGCAGGGGGCAGCTCTATGCCATTGGCTCTTTAACTGGAGAGGACACAATGGCTATTCAATGCTACGATGCAGACACCAATCGCTGGACCCTAATGAACAGTGGAGAGTTGCCTCCATGGTCCTTTGCCCCCAAATCAGTGACTTTAAACAGCTTGATCTACTTCGTAAG GGACGATTCGGCTGAGGTTGATGTCTATAACCCACAGAAAAACGAATGGGACAAGATTAGTCCCATGATGCAA GTTCATGTTGGAGGCAGTGTGGCAGCTCTGGGTGGTCGACTTTATGTGTCCGGTGGCTATGATAACACTTTTGAGTTGTCCGACGTGGTTGAGGTCTACGATCCCACTTCTCGATCTTGGACCCCGGCCGGCCACCTGCCCCAGCCCACCTTCTGGCATGGAAGTGTTAGCATATTTCGACAGTTCATGCCCCTGGTCTCTAGCACCTTCGAACCCATTGACATACCTGAGGCAAATCCCATCCACCTCCACAGACAACACCGCAACCAGGCACTTTACAACCACAACAATGTCAATCAGAACCACAACCAAGATATCAATCAAGTGCATTAA
- the LOC127618819 gene encoding telomere zinc finger-associated protein-like isoform X1 has protein sequence MEIPAQGIPHAQRVLSLLNRQRGFGQFCDAMLNTASGQVHLAHRNVLACFSQLFRDPSSNTPCVQITLPLACPDDGLELLLDYFYTGDLHLDDSNLEKVKNAASGLSVPDSLIHCQGLPSVEALQSPDLNEDSKDIPLFPLTSADSLPDQTAKGKAGSRQGMKNKSDAAITASDNDHLASTSTTTTRSGRRVKGPSRLVGESHLSTVTRQGAGRRKASSLEYKEEETAATEEGHLVIHQDLSETEQVDGSVENQNVDVDDDNDGGDSMEILIEGTDEEYMPHDSPCSTSKGPRGKRKQQEKNTYKENGEGTSKDTKKGSVQCPTCHKTFLSKYYLKVHNRRHTGEKPFECAKCRKCYFRKENLLEHEARNCLRRTEIYSCSKCRMTFKKRHELRLHTVTHTGEMPNKCTSCPEQFIQKKDLRIHMIKVHGAPKPHACSLCTKCFLSRTELRLHEAAKHRGEKLFVCEECGHRASSRNGLQMHIKAIHRNERPFVCEFCNHAFTQKANLNMHLRTHTGEKPFQCHLCGKTFRTQASLDKHHRTHTGERPYACEFCEQRFTEKGPLLRHIASKHQEGRPHFCHICNKTFKAIEQLRVHVRRHKGMRKFECTECGYKFTRQAHLRRHFQIHKRVENYNPRQRRLRNLVVEDENSAPIPSSSSQTEAQAGAGDMVNLVIQPDAAVVEQVVTAPAGGAGGDQTTYSMTDGPLNGEQTGFDVTERTGGEIEQAGFTVADVIDQPLLYPIHQSSVVVELPSSGVDDKV, from the exons ATGGAAATACCTGCCCAGGGTATCCCTCATGCTCAGCGGGTGCTGTCTTTGCTCAACCGACAGAGGGGTTTTGGCCAGTTCTGTGATGCAATGCTGAACACAGCGAGTGGGCAGGTGCATCTGGCCCATCGCAATGTTCTCGCCTGCTTCAGCCAGCTGTTTCGGGATCCCAGTTCAAACACACCATGTGTACAGATTACCCTCCCGTTAGCATGCCCTGATGATGGACTTGAGCTGCTGCTTGATTACTTTTACACTGGTGATCTCCACTTGGATGATAGTAATTTAGAAAAGGTTAAAAATGCAGCTAGTGGGCTATCAGTGCCGGATTCCTTGATACATTGCCAGGGTTTGCCAAGTGTGGAGGCTTTACAGTCTCCTGACTTGAATGAAGATTCAAAAGACATACCACTTTTCCCCCTGACATCTGCAGATTCTCTGCCTGACCAGACAGCAAAAGGAAAGGCTGGATCTAGGCAGggaatgaaaaataaatcagaTGCAGCAATCACAGCTAGTGATAATGACCACCTTGCCTCAACATCTACGACCACCACACGATCTGGAAGGAGAGTGAAAGGGCCCAGCAGATTAGTTGGCGAGAGCCACTTGTCTACTGTCACAAGACAAGGAGCTGGAAGGAGAAAAGCATCATCTCTGGAGTACAAAGAGGAGGAGACTGCTGCCACTGAGGAAGGACATCTGGTCATTCATCAAGACTTAAGTGAGACTGAG CAGGTGGATGGATCTGTTGAGAATCAAAATGTTGATGTTGATGATGACAATGATGGAGGTGATAGTATGGAAATTCTTATCGAGGGCACTGATGAAGAGTACATGCCTCATGATTCACCTTGCTCGACCTCAAAGGGTCCGCGGGGAAAGCGCAAACAGcaagaaaaaaacacatataaagAGAATGGGGAAGGAACATCAAAAGACACCAAGAAAGGCTCAGTCCAATGCCCTACATGCCACAAAACATTCCTCAGCAAGTACTACCTTAAAGTACACAACAG GAGACATACAGGAGAGAAGCCCTTTGAATGTGCAAAATGCAGGAAGTGCTACTTCAGGAAGGAAAACCTACTAGAGCATGAAGCCAGGAACTGCCTTAGAAGAACAGAG ATATATTCCTGCTCCAAATGTCGCATGACCTTTAAGAAGCGACATGAGCTGCGTCtccatacagtcacacacacaggaGAGATGCCCAATAAG TGCACGTCATGTCCAGAACAGTTCATACAGAAGAAGGACCTCAGGATCCACATGATTAAAGTTCACGGAGCTCCTAAACCCCATGCA TGCTCATTGTGTACCAAGTGTTTCTTGTCCCGCACTGAGTTGCGTCTGCATGAGGCAGCCAAACATCGTGGtgagaagctgtttgtgtgtgaggaGTGTGGTCACCGGGCCTCCAGCCGCAACGGCCTACAAATGCACATCAAAGCCATTCACAG AAATGAGCGTCCATTTGTGTGTGAGTTCTGCAACCATGCTTTTACTCAGAAAGCCAATCTCAACATGCACCTTAGAacacacactggagagaagcctttccaGTGCCACCTCTGTGGCAAGACATTTCGCACACAAG CCAGTCTGGACAAGCACCACCGTACACATACAGGAGAGCGACCATATGCTTGTGAGTTCTGTGAGCAGCGTTTTACCGAGAAAGGTCCTCTCTTACGCCACATAGCCAGCAAACATCAAGAAGGCCGCCCACATTTTTGCCACATCTGCAACAAAACCTTTAAAG CCATCGAGCAGCTCCGAGTTCATGTACGGCGTCACAAAGGCATGAGAAAATTTGAGTGTACTGAGTGTGGTTACAAGTTCACCAGACAG GCACACTTGCGACGGCATTTCCAGATCCACAAACGCGTAGAGAACTACAACCCCAGGCAGAGACGACTGCGCAACCTGGTTGTGGAGGATGAAAATTCAGCTCCCATACCTAGTTCTTCCAGTCAGACAGAGGCTCAGGCAGGGGCAGGGGACATGGTTAACTTGGTGATCCAACCAGATGCGGCTGTAGTGGAGCAGGTGGTGACAGCCCCTGCCGGAGGAGCAGGAGGAGATCAGACCACATATTCAATGACTGATGGGCCTTTGAATGGTGAGCAGACAGGGTTTGATGTGACTGAGAGGACTGGTGGTGAAATTGAGCAGGCTGGGTTTACTGTAGCAGATGTGATAGACCAGCCACTGCTGTACCCAATCCATCAATCCAGTGTGGTTGTGGAGCTGCCCAGCTCTGGAGTTGATGATAAAGTTTAA